One Vampirovibrio chlorellavorus genomic window carries:
- the fliE gene encoding flagellar hook-basal body complex protein FliE: protein MDSISHNLAGSELLLSRLQSDSAVKKAQSGASEQGESGQPGNVLDSFGNILKDQMSQINQLQSEAAEAKQIYAVGGDIDLHNVMIAGEKAELSLQLAMQVRNKMINAYQEITRMNV, encoded by the coding sequence GTGGATAGCATCAGTCACAATTTAGCCGGATCCGAGCTTTTGCTCAGTCGTCTGCAATCGGATTCCGCGGTGAAAAAGGCCCAGTCCGGTGCCAGCGAGCAGGGCGAGAGTGGCCAGCCCGGCAATGTGCTGGATAGTTTTGGCAACATTCTGAAGGATCAAATGAGCCAGATTAATCAGTTGCAGTCAGAAGCGGCTGAGGCCAAGCAAATTTACGCGGTGGGCGGGGATATTGACCTGCACAACGTCATGATCGCTGGTGAAAAGGCAGAGTTGTCTCTGCAACTGGCCATGCAGGTGCGCAACAAAATGATTAACGCCTATCAGGAAATCACCCGCATGAACGTATAA
- the flgC gene encoding flagellar basal body rod protein FlgC: MDSFDITASALTAQRLRMDAISSNLANVNTTRRPDGSVGAYRRKNVVFAPILEQAGNQFGLPVGRDSGGPGLAMRPAKNGLSIGPSGSPLITASISHAEFAGAGVQVTQITDDAQTPMRMVYDPQHPDANKDGYVEMPNVNVVTEMVDMISASRAYEANVTALQSVKGMNQAAMEI, encoded by the coding sequence ATGGATTCCTTTGATATTACCGCCTCGGCGTTAACCGCTCAGCGCCTGAGAATGGACGCCATTTCCAGTAACCTTGCCAACGTGAATACCACCCGTCGTCCGGATGGTTCGGTGGGGGCCTATCGTCGCAAGAACGTGGTGTTCGCCCCCATTCTGGAGCAGGCGGGCAACCAGTTCGGGCTGCCGGTGGGGCGAGACAGTGGCGGCCCGGGGCTGGCCATGCGCCCGGCCAAAAACGGACTGAGCATTGGCCCCAGTGGAAGCCCGCTGATCACGGCCAGTATCAGTCACGCCGAGTTTGCCGGGGCCGGGGTGCAGGTGACCCAGATTACGGATGATGCGCAAACCCCCATGCGCATGGTGTATGACCCCCAGCACCCCGATGCCAACAAGGATGGTTATGTTGAAATGCCCAACGTGAACGTGGTGACCGAGATGGTGGACATGATTTCGGCTTCCCGGGCATACGAAGCCAATGTAACCGCCCTGCAGTCGGTCAAGGGTATGAATCAGGCCGCCATGGAGATTTAA
- the flgB gene encoding flagellar basal body rod protein FlgB, which translates to MDLITSLTSQVMNKAMDGLSKRHKAIASNLANVDTPNYKRRDVSFEGALSHAIHEVKGQGSLARRQASNDEQLPMRTTRAEHIPIGHAASSIDDVSVDIQEAQDVQYRMDGNSVDVETEMVQLAKNTERFNALARMESGYFKGLRSVITGGGGA; encoded by the coding sequence ATGGATTTAATTACATCTCTCACATCCCAGGTCATGAACAAGGCGATGGATGGCTTGTCCAAGCGGCATAAGGCCATTGCCAGTAATTTGGCCAACGTGGATACCCCCAACTATAAACGCCGGGATGTCTCGTTTGAAGGGGCCTTGAGTCACGCCATTCATGAGGTGAAGGGGCAGGGCTCTCTGGCCCGGCGTCAGGCCTCCAACGATGAGCAGTTGCCCATGCGCACCACCCGCGCCGAACATATTCCCATCGGTCACGCCGCTTCCTCGATCGATGATGTCAGCGTGGACATTCAGGAAGCGCAAGATGTGCAATACCGCATGGATGGTAACTCGGTGGACGTGGAAACGGAGATGGTGCAACTGGCCAAAAATACGGAGCGCTTTAACGCGCTGGCCCGGATGGAGAGTGGCTACTTTAAGGGTTTACGGTCGGTCATTACCGGTGGAGGTGGCGCATAA